TGAAGAGCGCGAAATGATAGAACCCGGTCTGGGTATTATCGTGGGAATAGAAGCCGTCAAACGCTTTTTATTGGACAGTCGCGAACCGCTTCGCGAGAACGGTATAAATATCAAAACCGATGCGGCAATGCGCATGTGGGGGTTTTGAATCCGGGCGGATTTGTATTATATTTCGATTGTCAATTCAGTTTAAAATTTTTACAAGGAGATCAAAATGAAACATCTTACTGCTTCTTTCCTGAGCGTATTCCTATTACCCGTTCTCGTCGGAGCGCACTGCGAGATACCGTGTGGGATCTATGGCGATGAGGGTCGGTTTGCTCTGCTATTGGAAAATGTGACCACCATTGAAAAATCGATGAACGAAATCAACAAATTATCGGGAGAAAGCGAAAAGAACAACAACCAGATCGTGCGGTGGGTCGTCAACAAAGAGCACCATGCCGATCAGATTCGCGACATCGTCGCACAATACTTCCTGGCGCAACGGATCACAGAACCTGCAGAAGGGGATACCGCGGCAGCAAAAGCCTATACTGAAAAGCTAATAGCCCTGCACAAAATTATACGCACGGCAATGAAATGCAAACAAACCACAGACCCGAAAAACGCGCAGACCTTGCGCGATCACATAAACGCCTTTCAGGCGCTTTACAATGCGAAATAGTTAGTCGTCATCACTGCTTTTTTAATGGGACAATCTCGTGAGACTGTCCCATTTTTTTGTTTTTTCTTGCGCATATGAATCGTCTTTGATATATTCTCCGCCCCGTTAGCACTCGACAGGTGAGAGTGCTAAAACAATCATCCGTTTCTTTTCACTCCACCTCGTTATAAGGAGGCTATAACAATGGCGAAGGTGAAACCCCTCGGGGATCGCGTGCTGGTCAAACCTGTTGAAGAAGAAGAACAGGTCAAGGGCGGCATCATCATTCCCGACACAGCCAAAGAAAAACCCCAGCGGGGCGAAATTGTGGCTGTTGGCGATGGCAAAGCCGACGACTCGGGTAACCGGATTGCACTGTCGGTCGCAGCTGGTGACACAGTACTTTACGGCAAGTATTCGGGCACAGAAGTCCGTCTGGACGACGAAGACTATCTGATCATGCCCGAAGGCGATATTTTAGCGATCATTGATTAATACCAATCATTAGTCCTAATCAGGAGGATAATAATGGCCAAGCAACTCGAATTTGATGTTGCCGCTCGCGAAGCCCTCAAACGAGGTGTAGATCAGTTGTCCGACACCGTAAAAGTCACACTGGGACCCAAGGGCCGCAATGTTGTACTGGACAAGAAATTTGGTTCACCCACTGTCACCAAAGACGGTGTCACGGTAGCCAAAGAAGTCGAATTGGAAGACCCCTATGAAAATATGGGCGCTCAGATGGTCAAAGAAGTCGCTTCCAAGACCTCTGACGTAGCTGGCGATGGCACAACCACAGCAACCGTACTCGCACAGTCGATATTCCACCAGGGCTTGCGCAATGTAACAGCCGGTGCCAACCCCATGGACCTCAAGCGCGGTATTGACAAAGCCGTGGCAGCCTCTGTCAGTCTGGTACACGACATGAGCAAACCCGTAGCGGGGCGTACAGACATCGCACAGGTTGCTTCTACCTCGGCCAACAACGACAAAGCCATTGGCGATTTGATAGCCGATGCAATGGAAAAAGTGGGCAAAGACGGCGTAATCACAGTCGAAGAAGCCCGCAGCATCGAAACCACACTGGACGTGGTCGAAGGCATGCAGTTTGACCGCGGATATGTGTCGCCTTATTTTGTCACCGATGCCGACAACATGGAAGCCATTCTGGAAGAAGCGTACATTTTAATTCACGACAAAAAAATCTCGGCAATGCGCGACCTGCTTCCCGTACTGGAAAAAATCGCACAAACGGGCAAGCCCCTGATGATCATTGCCGAAGATATCGAAGGCGAAGCCCTCGCCACACTGGTCGTAAACAAAGTGCGCGGCACATTGAAAGTCGCCGCAGTAAAAGCTCCCGGCTTTGGCGACCGCCGCACGGCAATGCTGGAAGACATCGCCATCTTGACGGGTGGTCGCGTCTTATCCGAAGATGCGGGCTTCAAACTGGAAAATGCCACCACCGCAGACCTCGGTGAAGCCAAACGCATTACCATCGACAAAGACAACACAACCATCGTCGAAGGCGGTGGTAATAGTGCCGATATCCAGGGACGCGTTGGACAAATTCGCCGGCAGATCGACGAAACCACATCTGACTACGACCAGGAAAAGCTGCAAGAACGCCTGGCCAAACTGGCCGGCGGTGTGGCCGTAATTAATGTGGGCGCTGCCACAGAAACAGAAATGAAAGAAAAAAAGGCCCGCGTTGAAGATGCCTTGCACGCCACGCGCGCCGCAGTTGAAGAAGGCATCGTTCCCGGCGGTGGCGTCGCATTGATTCGCGCTGCAGCTGGCCTGGATGAAACGCGCGAAAATGTTGACGGTGACGAAAAAACCGGCGTGGATATCGTGCGCCGAGCACTGGAAGAGCCACTGCGCCAGATCGCCAATAACGCCGGTGTTGAAGGCGCCCTGGTCGTACAAAAGGTCGCCTCTGGCGAAGGCAATTTGGGCTATAATGCCGATACAGACGACTACGAAGACATGATTCAAGCCGGCGTGCCCGACCCGACCAAAGTCACGCGGTCTGCACTCGAAAACGCCGCTTCGATAGCCAGTCTGTTATTGACGACCGAAGCACTGGTGGCAGATATACCCGAACCCGAGCCACCAGCACCTCCTGCACCTCCGGGTGGTGGAATGTATTAAGCGGTCAGTCTTTCGCAAACAAAAAGGGGATACTTTATTGGGTATCCCCTTTTTTATTTCGAACCACAAAAAAACACCTGATTATTGATCACCTCGCCTGCCTCTTTATCTGGATAACGAGACTCCCCATCAAAAAAAACAAAAGGCGGGTACTGCCCTGCGGGAATGGTATTGGCACCAGCAGGACGTTCCAGATTCGCCTCATTAAAAATCGCATCCTGGGGCAAAGCGAGTTGCGACTTCCAATCCCCATCCTGCAAAGTCAACCACACCAGACGCTTATCCTCTGTCTCCCAGTTTAATCCACGCGTGGGCTTGCCCTCATTCCAGCCCCTCCCAAGAGGTTGAAACTCCAGCAACGCATACAGAGTACCCGCTTCATCCACACTAAACGCACCCCGGCACCCCGTCGGACGGTGATCAGGAAAACCCCCATCAATGGACTCTCGCTGCCAGACACCCTCTGCATCGAGATAAGCGTGAACAATCTCACCCGGCTCATCCAGATGTGAAACATAGAGAATATGTGGACCCCCAGAAGAAACCACGATACAACCCTGTGCGAGAACCTCGGGACGGGGCATAGGTTCATGCCGCTCATCCTCCTCAGAACGCGCAAGAACATCGAGCTGCTCGGGCCGCGCTGGCAACGCGACGCGCGAGCCATCGGCCCTCTCCCACGTCTCGCCACCATCCCGGCTACACATATAACACACAGCCTGATGCAGCCCGCGGTGATCATAGGTCCCCCTCCCCTCGTAAAAATCTATCACAAGATGAATAACGCCATCTGCACCGACAGCCATACCCGTTTGAAACGCACCATAACCCGTATAATCCTCACGCCGCTTAACCAATTTCCCGCGTTCTCGCCAGGCTTCACCCTTATCTTTAGAATAAAAATCCACACCATCCCAGCGATTGGATGAACGCACCGTCAAATAAAGTGCATCGTCCAAACCGCACACAACAACCGGATAGGTCCCCGACCCGGCTGGCTCTCCCTCTGTCCACTCACTCGCATCATTGGGCCGCACCGACCGCCGATACGTCACCGGCGAATTATGACCACTCATAATCGCCTGCAAATAGCCCTGATGGTCAATAGTCATAACCGGACGCGCGTGATTATCGCGTCCCTGATTAAGCGTAAACGGTCCCAAACACTCGCCAGTATCGCGATCAAAAGTACAAACCCTGTTAAAATAGCCCTCACGCGTAACATCTTGCCAGACCACATGCGTCCTACCCTCATACGTAACAACCTTATTCCCCGCGCCAGAAGTCGCGCGCTCACTGCCAATTTGAGAGATTAATCTGGTCATATTGAACTCCCTCGAGTGTATCATATCCCAAACCGCTCAAAAATCAAATACTGATACGAATGTTCTTCCCCCGCCTCATACAAACATCCAACATCTCCCCCGGGCAACAGAGCCAGACAGGAATACGCTGCCGGACCCTCGTGCAACAGCTTTTCCCGGGACCACGTCTCCCCGCCATCCTCGCTCAAACGCACAGTCATATTCTCGCGCTCCCCTCGTCCCTTCCCTGGATAAAACCGCTCTCCAGCTTCGGGACTTTCTACCGGCGTAAGCGACACTGGATTTGAAAAAAACAACCGATCGCCTTCGCCTATCAAACTCGCCTGACATTTGGGACACGGCAAATTCGCATCGTGTACAACCTCTGACCAATTGTGTCCCCCATCCCCACTCACCGAAATCCCCCGCAACCCCTCGCTATACGTCTGCATCCGAATATTCATCTTCAACGACCCATCGGATAACTCGACAACCTGACATTCATTCGCACCCGGTGTAATCAACGTACTCATCTGCCACGTCGCCCCGTGATCATCGCTATAAATCGCATGCGAACCATTCCCATAAGTCTCATCCTCCCGGTGATCGCACGGAATCACCAGCCGTCCCCTGTGCTCCCCCCGCTGCAACTGAATACCAACACCCGGACCCGTCGCATACCAATTCCACGAAGGCTTCTTCACAACCGCAGTAATCTCCACAGGATCTGCCCACGTCTTCCCATCATCTCCACTATGCGTAATAAACACATCGTCATTCTCTCGACAAAACGGCAACCAGATCACACCCGTATCACCATCCACTACAGGACACGGATTGCCAATCGTCACCTCCCCAGGCTCCCCGTAAATCAACAACTGTTCAGACCACGTCTCCCCACCGTCCTCCGACCGCTTCACCAGCAAATCGAGATCCCCGTGATCTCCCCGCCCGGTGCGCCGCCCCTCGCAAAACGCCAGCAGTGTCCCCGCCTTTGTCACCAGCAATGCGGGAATGCGATACGTGTGATATCCATCTTGTCCACTGGTATATACATGTGTCTTCATAACGCCTCCCTTGTATTATGCTCCCTCTACAGGAACCAGCCGCAGCGCATTC
The sequence above is a segment of the Gemmatimonadota bacterium genome. Coding sequences within it:
- the groL gene encoding chaperonin GroEL (60 kDa chaperone family; promotes refolding of misfolded polypeptides especially under stressful conditions; forms two stacked rings of heptamers to form a barrel-shaped 14mer; ends can be capped by GroES; misfolded proteins enter the barrel where they are refolded when GroES binds) — its product is MAKQLEFDVAAREALKRGVDQLSDTVKVTLGPKGRNVVLDKKFGSPTVTKDGVTVAKEVELEDPYENMGAQMVKEVASKTSDVAGDGTTTATVLAQSIFHQGLRNVTAGANPMDLKRGIDKAVAASVSLVHDMSKPVAGRTDIAQVASTSANNDKAIGDLIADAMEKVGKDGVITVEEARSIETTLDVVEGMQFDRGYVSPYFVTDADNMEAILEEAYILIHDKKISAMRDLLPVLEKIAQTGKPLMIIAEDIEGEALATLVVNKVRGTLKVAAVKAPGFGDRRTAMLEDIAILTGGRVLSEDAGFKLENATTADLGEAKRITIDKDNTTIVEGGGNSADIQGRVGQIRRQIDETTSDYDQEKLQERLAKLAGGVAVINVGAATETEMKEKKARVEDALHATRAAVEEGIVPGGGVALIRAAAGLDETRENVDGDEKTGVDIVRRALEEPLRQIANNAGVEGALVVQKVASGEGNLGYNADTDDYEDMIQAGVPDPTKVTRSALENAASIASLLLTTEALVADIPEPEPPAPPAPPGGGMY
- a CDS encoding superoxide dismutase, which translates into the protein MKHLTASFLSVFLLPVLVGAHCEIPCGIYGDEGRFALLLENVTTIEKSMNEINKLSGESEKNNNQIVRWVVNKEHHADQIRDIVAQYFLAQRITEPAEGDTAAAKAYTEKLIALHKIIRTAMKCKQTTDPKNAQTLRDHINAFQALYNAK
- a CDS encoding BNR-4 repeat-containing protein, whose amino-acid sequence is MTRLISQIGSERATSGAGNKVVTYEGRTHVVWQDVTREGYFNRVCTFDRDTGECLGPFTLNQGRDNHARPVMTIDHQGYLQAIMSGHNSPVTYRRSVRPNDASEWTEGEPAGSGTYPVVVCGLDDALYLTVRSSNRWDGVDFYSKDKGEAWRERGKLVKRREDYTGYGAFQTGMAVGADGVIHLVIDFYEGRGTYDHRGLHQAVCYMCSRDGGETWERADGSRVALPARPEQLDVLARSEEDERHEPMPRPEVLAQGCIVVSSGGPHILYVSHLDEPGEIVHAYLDAEGVWQRESIDGGFPDHRPTGCRGAFSVDEAGTLYALLEFQPLGRGWNEGKPTRGLNWETEDKRLVWLTLQDGDWKSQLALPQDAIFNEANLERPAGANTIPAGQYPPFVFFDGESRYPDKEAGEVINNQVFFCGSK
- a CDS encoding sialidase family protein, whose product is MKTHVYTSGQDGYHTYRIPALLVTKAGTLLAFCEGRRTGRGDHGDLDLLVKRSEDGGETWSEQLLIYGEPGEVTIGNPCPVVDGDTGVIWLPFCRENDDVFITHSGDDGKTWADPVEITAVVKKPSWNWYATGPGVGIQLQRGEHRGRLVIPCDHREDETYGNGSHAIYSDDHGATWQMSTLITPGANECQVVELSDGSLKMNIRMQTYSEGLRGISVSGDGGHNWSEVVHDANLPCPKCQASLIGEGDRLFFSNPVSLTPVESPEAGERFYPGKGRGERENMTVRLSEDGGETWSREKLLHEGPAAYSCLALLPGGDVGCLYEAGEEHSYQYLIFERFGI
- the groES gene encoding co-chaperone GroES, which translates into the protein MAKVKPLGDRVLVKPVEEEEQVKGGIIIPDTAKEKPQRGEIVAVGDGKADDSGNRIALSVAAGDTVLYGKYSGTEVRLDDEDYLIMPEGDILAIID